The proteins below are encoded in one region of Ostrea edulis chromosome 3, xbOstEdul1.1, whole genome shotgun sequence:
- the LOC125677165 gene encoding allene oxide synthase-lipoxygenase protein-like, with the protein MGNTQPPSLPNQDPNIEVRNLKLECARQKYQLEQKTFGLTSMEQREINIVNVPPMLRKLPREQNWRLPSLLRFGLRYLFYTFVQCLCGWGKCTLRKMACVFSCCRCILEEPQGRRVWRTESVNQPNQTQTQKAQADHWFAWQRLNGVTRNLIRRATEIPKQFLPFVDTIEENHPYLSDKKFSSHIQNGTLFVVDLEEVAFNEPTLLAPVALLVIYNNMLMPVAIRTDPRNPDNKEIATPPLRESNSPEQLRKWVKAKMWFNMLDAQYHESVTHLGFTHLLMDGVSVCVHRNLSERHPIYKLMLPHFHYMHFINQVAVKELVEPGGYVDRDMYFGQKNMIKLISKHNENWKFKEHGCIVQNFLSRGVQELPGYYFKDDATYLHEAITNYVREYVTHYYGGDDEINQDPEIQAFRAQLIAPRSMSGDEAAGCGMKDVPEFDGVANLVTVLANFIYICSVEHSATNFPQYDQYGFLPNMPAILNGQPEFQIGENELNAPMPTAREFFSTIKIMMVLTLVLTNSLGKYESRYQNAMDAAGKRIVRKFQRSLDDITTRINARNTTIQNTAGNIEGYPYEWLLPKRVLNSISI; encoded by the exons ATGGGTAACACGCAACCACCATCGCTACCAAACCAAGATCCAAATATTGAAGTTCGGAATCTGAAATTGGAATGTGCTAGACAGAAATATCAGCTAGAACAAAAAACGTTTGGATTGACATCCATGGAACAGAGAGAAATTAATATCGTTAATGTTCCGCCTATG TTAAGAAAACTTCCACGCGAGCAGAACTGGCGCCTTCCATCATTG CTGAGATTTGGTCTGCGGTATTTATTCTATACCTTTGTGCAGTGTTTGTGTGGATGGGGAAAGTGTACACTACGTAAAATGGCCTGTGTATTTTCATGTTGCCGATGTATATTAGAAGAGCCACAG GGTCGCAGGGTGTGGAGAACAGAATCTGTCAATCAACCGAATCAAACACAG ACACAGAAGGCTCAAGCAGATCATTGGTTTGCGTGGCAGAGATTAAATGGAGTAACACGGAATCTGATCAGAAGAGCGACGGAAATCCCtaaaca ATTCCTTCCTTTTGTGGACACGATTGAGGAAAACCATCCTTATCTCAGTGACAAGAAATTTTCCAGTCATATACAGAATGGCACACTGTTTGTCGTGGATCTGGAGGAAGTTGCATTCAATGAACCAACT TTATTGGCTCCTGTTGCCTTGCTTGTGATATATAACAACATGCTGATGCCAGTAGCAATACGTACGGATCCACGAAATCCGGATAACAAGGAG ATTGCCACCCCTCCTCTACGTGAATCCAACAGTCCTGAGCAACTGCGGAAGTGGGTGAAAGCTAAGATGTGGTTCAACATGTTAGACGCACAATACCACGAGTCTGTTACTCACTTAG GCTTCACACATTTATTGATGGATGGTGTAAGCGTGTGTGTGCATAGGAATCTATCCGAAAGGCATCCCATTTACAAATTAATGCTTCCTCACTTTCATTATATGCATTTCATCAATCA GGTTGCTGTAAAGGAATTGGTTGAACCAGGTGGTTACGTTGACAGAGATATGTATTTTGGACAAAAGAACATGattaaattgatatcaaaaca CAATGAAAACTGGAAGTTCAAGGAGCATGGGTGTATTGTTCAAAACTTTCTCAGCAGAGGCGTACAG GAATTACCAGGGTATTATTTTAAGGATGATGCAACTTACCTACACGAGGCGATAACAAACTACGTCCGCGAATACGTTACCCATTACTATGGCG GTGATGATGAGATCAATCAAGATCCAGAGATTCAAGCTTTTCGAGCTCAACTCATAGCACCTCGATCAATGTCGGGAGATGAAGCAGCTGGCTGTGGCATGAAG GATGTGCCGGAGTTTGACGGTGTTGCAAACCTCGTCACTGTCTTGGCCAATTTCATCTACATCTGTAGTGTGGAACACTCAGCGACCAACTTCCCACAGTATGATCAGTACGGCTTTCTGCCTAATATGCCTGCGATTCTGAATGGACAGCCCGAATTCCAAATA GGTGAAAATGAACTAAATGCACCAATGCCTACTGCAAGGGAATTTTTCTCGACAATCAAAATTATGATGGTGTTGACTTTAGTATTGACAAACAGCTTGGGGAAATACGAATCTCGCTACCAGAATGCAATGGACGCTGCCGGAAAACGCATTGTACGAAA ATTTCAGCGATCACTTGATGACATCACAACCAGAATTAATGCACGAAACACGACAATCCAGAACACTGCTGGTAACATTGAAGGATATCCTTATGAGTGGCTTCTCCCGAAGAGAGTGTTGAACTCCATCAGTATCTGA